The nucleotide window CACCAATATGTAACTTTGTGCTTCTTTCCGTATTTTCTTGGCTTCTTTTTCCTCCTTGGGTAGGATGTCGAATTTTATGTATTCAATTAATGGGGTCATCCACCTGAGGTCCAAGCCGGATACCTCTAAGACATCTTGCTTAGCCTCTATTTTCATGACGGGGGGCTCTTGGAGAATTTCTTGGATCAAGCTTCTGTTATTTCCTCCTGGCTTTGTACCTGCTAACTTGGAGAGGGCGTCTGCTCTGCTGTTAAGATCCTGAGTTATGTGTCTGACCTCGGTCTCCGAGAATCGCCTTAAGTACTCCAAAGTTTTGTCTAAGTACATTTTCATATTTGGATCTTTGGCCTATACTCTCCATTGATTTGAGAAGTCACCACTTGAGAGTCACTGAAGACCACTACTTTGGTTGCACTGACTTCTTCTGCTAGCTTCAACCCggcaatcaaggcttcatattctgcttgaTTGTTGGAGgctgggaattcaaattttagggaGACTTCTATTTGGGTTCCTTCTTGGTTGACCAGTATtatgcctgcaccgcttccGACTTTATTGGAAGACCCGTCCACATACAACTCCCAAGTTGTGGAGGTCTCCTCTTGTTCTCCCGCCTATTCTACCATGAAGTCGGTCAGGCATTGGGTTTTAATTGCTATCcgagtttcatattttaagttgaACTCAGATAGTTCTAtagcccattgaaccattctatCCGCAATATCTATTTTGAGAAtgatttgcttcatgggctgGTTCGTTCGAACTTTTATTGTATGAGCTTAAAATTAAGGCCGTAGCCTTCGAGATGCCACTATTAAGGCATACGCAAACTTCTCGAGTTTTTGATACCTTAACTCGGGGCCTTGTAGGACTTTACTAGTGAAGTATACAGGATGTTGTCTGACCTCATCCTCCTGTTTGAGTGCTGACGCTACAGCCTTTTCGGTTACAGACAAATACAGGACGAGTTCCTCCCCGATTTTAGGACAGGTCAGAATGGGAGGTTGGCTCAAGAACCTTTTGAACTCCTGAAAAGCTTCTTTGCATTCAGGAGTCCATTCGAACTAGCATCCTTTCCTTAGTAGAGAAAAAAGTGGTAGGGATCTCAACGCTGATCCTGCTAAAAATATGGAGAGAGTTGCGAGTCAGTCGTTTACCTGCTGGACCTCCCTTAAACAGGTCGGACTCTTCATTTTCAGGACTGCTCTACACTTA belongs to Arachis duranensis cultivar V14167 chromosome 8, aradu.V14167.gnm2.J7QH, whole genome shotgun sequence and includes:
- the LOC110274825 gene encoding uncharacterized protein LOC110274825, encoding MYLDKTLEYLRRFSETEVRHITQDLNSRADALSKLAGTKPGGNNRSLIQEILQEPPVMKIEAKQDVLEVSGLDLRWMTPLIEYIKFDILPKEEKEAKKIRKEAQSYILVKNILYKRGISTPLPKCVPTSKTTEVLEEVHNGICENNLGARSLTRKVIRARFYWLTLQKDATDFVRKCQPCQLSCRSPRRAHQHNFSMAFCEMGIGPTRTLSPSA